The genomic region AAGGTCCCGGCCTACCGGCTGCTGCAAGGCGATGATCTCCAAACAATGCTTTTCGATTTCGATCTCGCAAAGATCCACGGTCTCGGCCCCGCGCAGCATGATCTCCGCCATTTCCGTATTGCCATAGGCGAGCGCCTGCGTCGCCTGCGCCAGCAGCGCATCCACCGTCGTCGCCATCCGGGTCAGCGAAGCCGACAGCGTCTTCAATTCTTCACAGTAATGTTTGCGTGTCATTTGCTCCCGCTCCACCCCTTTCTCTGTACTGGCGGTCGTCACGCCGCCTCGGAAATCTCTATGTCACGATCGCCGGACACGTCATCCGAAAGCGGGGCCGCGTCCGTGCTGGCCAGAAACTCCGACAGCGCGTCGATCGCCTTCTGCGAGACGCCGCAGACCATGGTCTTGCCCTGCCGATGGATCGAGATCAGGCCCGCGAGACGCATCTCCTTGAGATGATGCGAAACCTTGGCGGTGATCTTTTTCGATCCGCTCACGACGCGAGAAACTTCGCCGACCGTAGGACCGACTGACATCCATTTGTCCTCGCCGTCCTCCACGGTGACGGGCCAGCACCGGTGACGCAAATAGCGGAAGATCCGAATACGCGTCGGATCTCCCAGCGTTTTGAACATCAGCGCCAGATCCTTGGCCGATTCGACCGTTTTCTCTTTTTT from Capsulimonas corticalis harbors:
- a CDS encoding ArsR/SmtB family transcription factor; protein product: MPKKEKTVESAKDLALMFKTLGDPTRIRIFRYLRHRCWPVTVEDGEDKWMSVGPTVGEVSRVVSGSKKITAKVSHHLKEMRLAGLISIHRQGKTMVCGVSQKAIDALSEFLASTDAAPLSDDVSGDRDIEISEAA